The following proteins are co-located in the Enoplosus armatus isolate fEnoArm2 chromosome 8, fEnoArm2.hap1, whole genome shotgun sequence genome:
- the iqsec2b gene encoding IQ motif and SEC7 domain-containing protein 2, translating into MLERKYGGSFVSRRAARTIQTAFRQYRMNKNFERLRSSASESRMTRRIILSNMRLQYSFDERQPPQQAQTQTNFTHSVAIGPPHSPDPDRPGDYTHLEDSFSKQVKSLADSIDDALTCRAGRDDSQEGSREERARGAGGGLSMHGDSTATSYSDVTLYMDDGMPSSPLSLDRAPSSTDTEYWGPGGGVGGREDSRDTEGGGSSNSRRSTPCTECRDYRLRGAHLPLLTIEPPSDSSVDMSDRSDRGSLSRQLVYEQEPGVGAGSPQGTLKHSPNTGARPSSTAAAQGQTRAPGRPMPTHIPHQVAAHHHHHHHPIHHHQYPDTPSSSSSPQQPPTTPLSSSSSTALPPGGLEQPCCSDGDNDSLNSTTNSNETVNCSSGSSSQDSLREPLPPLGKQTYQRESRHSWDSPPFNSDVVQRRQYRIGLNLFNKKPEKGIQYLIERGFVSDTPVGIARFILERKGLSRQMIGEFLGNRQKQFNKDVLDCVVDEMDFSGMDLDDALRKFQAQIKVQGEAQKVERLIEAFSQRYCVCNPTLVRQFQNPDTIFILAFAIILLNTDMYSPNVKAERKMKLEDFIKNLRGVDNGQDIPRDLLVGIYQRIQKWELRTNDDHVSQVQAVERVIVGKKPVSFVLSLPHRRLVCCCQLYEVPDPNRPQRTGVHQREVFLFNDLLVVTKIFQKKKTSVTYSFRQSFPLVEMQVHMFQNSYYPHGIRLTSAVLGGERKVLIVFMAPSQQDRTRFVSDLRESIAEVQEMEKYRVESELEKQKGVMRPSLLTGGVVGGGVGVKSDVVNGTLGRTSFDDNCSVGEGLKRTALSSSLRDLSEAGLHH; encoded by the exons ATGCTGGAGAGAAAGTATGGTGGCTCCTTTGTAAGTCGCAGAGCAGCTAGGACCATTCAGACGGCCTTCAGACAGTATCGCATGAACAAGAACTTTGAGCGCCTCAGAAGCTCTGCTTCAGAGAGCCGCATGACACGCCGCATCATCCTGTCCAACATGAGACTGCAGTATTCCTTTGATGAGCGACAGCCTCCGCAGCAGGCCCAGACACAGACCAACTTCACCCACAGCGTGGCCATAGGGCCTCCTCATTCCCCCGACCCAGACCGCCCAGGAGACTACACCCACTTAGAGGACTCCTTCTCCAAACAG GTCAAGTCCTTAGCTGACTCCATAGACGATGCCCTTACCTGCCGCGCGGGTCGCGATGACTCCCAGGAGGGCAGCAGGGAGG AACGAGCCAGGGGTGCTGGAGGAGGACTCAGTATGCATGGCGACAGTACCGCCACCTCTTACAGTGACGTCACCCTTTACATGGATGATGGCATGCCGTCATCCCCGCTGTCCCTGGATCGGGCACCCAGCAGCACAGATACAGAGTACTGGGGCCCCGGTGGTGGTGTCGGAGGGCGTGAGGACAGCAGGGACACTGAGGGAGGGGGCAGCAGTAACAGTCGGCGCAGCACCCCATGTACCGAGTGCAGGGACTATCGTCTAAGGGGCGCACATCTGCCTCTCCTTACTATTGAGCCGCCTAGTGACAGCTCAGTGGACATGAGTGACCGTTCAGATCGTGGCTCTCTGAGCCGACAGCTGGTCTACGAGCAGGAGCCTGGGGTAGGGGCTGGCTCCCCTCAGGGAACCCTCAAACACTCCCCCAACACAGGCGCCCGCCCTTCCTCCACAGCAGCCGCCCAGGGTCAGACCCGGGCCCCTGGCAGGCCCATGCCCACACACATCCCTCACCAGGTGGCGgcacaccaccaccatcaccaccaccctATCCACCACCATCAGTACCCTGACACACCGTCGTCGTCGTCCTCCCCCCAGcagccccccaccacccctctgtcctcctcctcctctacagcTCTGCCCCCCGGTGGTCTGGAGCAACCGTGCTGCTCGGACGGAGACAACGACTCACTCAACTCCACTACCAACTCCAATGAGACAGTCAACTGCAGCTCTGGCTCCTCGTCTCAGGACAGCCTGCGGGAGCCTCTGCCACCTCTGGGAAAGCAGACCTATCAGAGAGAAAGCCGCCACAGCTGGGACTCCCCGCCCTTCAACAGTGATGTGGTGCAGAGACGCCAGTACCGCATAGGTCTCAACCTCTTCAACAA GAAGCCAGAGAAAGGGATCCAGTACCTGATAGAGAGAGGTTTTGTATCGGACACTCCAGTTGGGATTGCTCGCTTCATCCTGGAGAGGAAGGGCCTCAGCAGGCAGATGATTGGAGAGTTCCTGGGAAACCGACAGAAACAATTCAACAAAGATGTTTTAGA ctgtGTGGTGGATGAGATGGACTTCTCAGGTATGGACCTGGATGACGCTCTCAGGAAGTTCCAGGCCCAGATTAAAGTTCAAGGAGAAGCCCAGAAAGTGGAGAGGCTCATAGAGGCTTTTAG TcagagatactgtgtgtgtaatccGACCCTGGTTCGGCAGTTCCAGAACCCGGACACCATCTTCATCTTGGCCTTTGCTATAATCCTCCTCAACACAGACATGTACAGTCCCAACGTCAAAGCTGAGAGGAAGATGAAACTAGAGGATTTCATCAAGAATTTGAGAG GTGTAGACAATGGTCAGGACATACCCAGGGACCTGCTGGTTGGGATCTACCAGCGGATACAGAAGTGGGAGCTACGGACCAATGATGACCACGTGTCGCAAGTGCAGGCAGTGGAGAGAGTCATTGTGGGCAAGAAGCCTGTGAGTTTT GTGCTGTCCCTTCCCCATCGTAGGCTGGTGTGTTGCTGCCAGCTCTATGAGGTTCCTGACCCCAACAGACCTCAGAGGACAGGAGTTCACCAACGAGAGGTCTTCCTCTTTAATGACCTTCTGGTG GTGACCAAAATCttccagaagaagaaaacctcAGTGACTTACAGTTTCAGACAATCTTTCCCTTTGGTTGAGATGCAAGTGCATATGTTCCAGAACTCAT ACTACCCTCATGGTATCCGCCTGACCTCAGCAGTCCTGGGCGGGGAGAGGAAGGTTCTTATCGTCTTTATGGCACCCAGTCAGCAAGACCGCACCCGCTTTGTTAGCGACCTCAGGGAGAGTATTGCTGAAGTGCAAGAGATGGAGAAATATAGAGTCGAAT cgGAGTTGGAGAAACAGAAAGGTGTGATGCGGCCCAGCTTGCTCACTGGAGGTGTGGTTGGAGGAGGCGTAGGTGTGAAGAGCGACGTTGTGAATGGCACCCTGGGAAGGACAAGTTTTGATGACAACTGCTCGGTGGGTGAGGGTCTCAAACGCACGGCGCTCAGCTCATCTCTCAGGGACCTATCGGAGGCAG GGCTCCATCATTAG
- the kdm5c gene encoding lysine-specific demethylase 5C, which translates to MEGEEFVPPPECPVFEPSWEEFQDPLGYIAKIRPIAEKSGICKIRPPPDWQPPFSVELDSFRFTPRIQRLNELEAETRVKLNYLDRIARFWEIQASSLKIPHIERRILDLFSLSRVVTDEGGFEMVCKERRWARVAQRLGYPPGKNIGSLLRSHYERIVYPFEMFQSGASMPHCKPKHYDGEDVDKEYKPHSIPLRQSVQPSKMSSYGRRANRCQPDGPEDLAPHPLTTGSQLISAPEPTEEDIEKNPELKKLQIYGAGPKMMGLGLVARDKGMRKKDELPQTVTIKENVSPAPVDTSVKTEPVEAQERQSDGSTSSPQLPPPSITVKAEVKKEEPEEEDGKENDEEEDDTDRPCTKMTMRLRRNINNPQCVDSFVCRMCGRGDDDEKLLLCDGCDDNYHTYCLLPPLTDPPKGNWRCPKCVAEECKKPAEAFGFEQATREYSLQSFGEMADAFKADYFNMPVHMVPTELVEREFWRLVSSIEEDVTVEYGADIHSKEFGSGFPMNNGKRKLTKEEEEYARSGWNLNVMPVLEQSLLCHINGDISGMKVPWLYVGMVFSAFCWHIEDHWSYSINYLHWGEPKTWYGVPSVAAERLEGVMKKLTPELFEYQPDLLHQLVTIMNPNILMSHGVPVVRTNQCAGEFVITFPRAYHSGFNQGYNFAEAVNFCTADWLPAGRSCIEHYRRLRRYCVFSHEELTCKMAASPEKLDLNLAAATHREMFSIVQEERKLRKGLMERGITEAEREAFELLPDDERQCDKCKTTCFLSALACSNCPESLVCLYHTQDLCNCPTEKLYLRYRYTLDELLAMLHRLKVRSESFDSWANRVKEALEQEEGNKIGIDYLELLKTEAAEKKFPDNELLRKLNTVLKDIEHCQQTSTELLSNSTTSESKMTLAELKSLVETMHNLPCVMNQLEEVQVVLRTVEDFQSQAQELVNDRDWRRDSPPPEQLQTLLEQGAKLPVVVPECNLLQGLKEQGHWLAEVRHTLGTEGGERQEVTLDVLRNLMEAGCNVPQSVSVETAMAELQELLTIAERWEEKAQICLEQRQKHPLSTLEAIVNEAQLIPVKLPNILALQGCLTRARAWVTDLEEIQNGEHYPCLDDLEGLVAIGRDLPVFMEELRQLELQVASAHSWRDKASKTFLKKSSPHSLLEVLCPCAKRRERRDETETLDEPLDDSDNNTLGLSAQDLRDPAAIVMAFKEGEHQEKEALLRLQKLNMCKSGLSTASHKEDKENGRCYDAMETDTSSHSENSVKENGNSNHTCTTPPQSVCVCAAQPRAPQLRCHLCKDWFHGGCVPFPSLLPSSGPPVNPLCWWDWDSRFLCPRCQRSRRPRLETILALLVALQRLPVRLPEGEALQCLTERAITWQGRAKEALETPELQQALERLQELKETLHCETEKEEDLEKGTEGSSVIVLSDSEGGEGEEGVIDLTEENSPKKNAKESNGTQAGCQNGISKKSNVTGVGFLLPLLPLLKGQVVELSPATRVQLEELQLEGDLLEVSLDQTLLIHRVLQAASVPSRETLHTLIQIELEEQRRTSRGRAKDSKRKRKSHRGGSGDGAGERSLDASESKKTCPLSHNPSPHLPVQAHPETL; encoded by the exons ATGGAAGGGGAAGAGTTTGTACCTCCTCCGGAGTGTCCAGTATTTGAGCCGTCATGGGAGGAGTTTCAGGATCCCCTGGGCTACATCGCCAAGATACGTCCAATTGCAGAGAAGTCTGGAATCTGCAAAATTCGACCTCCACCA GACTGGCAACCACCGTTTTCAGTGGAGCTGGATAGCTTCCGCTTCACGCCCCGCATCCAGAGGCTTAATGAGTTGGAG GCGGAGACCAGAGTGAAGCTTAATTATTTGGACCGCATTGCCAGGTTTTGGGAGATCCAGGCATCCTCCTTGAAAATCCCACATATTGAAAGGCGTATCCTTGATCTTTTCAGCCTGTCAAGG GTTGTGACAGATGAAGGCGGTTTTGAGATGGTCTGTAAGGAACGGCGCTGGGCTCGTGTTGCCCAGAGACTTGGCTACCCTCCAGGCAAGAACATAGGCTCTCTGCTGCGCTCGCACTACGAGAGGATCGTCTACCCCTTTGAAATGTTCCAGTCTGGTGCCAGCATGCCG CATTGCAAGCCAAAGCATTATGATGGTGAGGATGTGGATAAAGAGTACAAGCCCCACTCCATCCCCCTGCGACAGTCCGTGCAGCCATCCAAAATGAGCAGTTATGGACGCAGAGCGAACCGCTGCCAGCCTGAT GGTCCAGAGGATCTGGCCCCCCATCCTCTCACCACTGGCTCTCAACTCATCTCTGCG CCTGAACCCACAGAGGAAGACATAGAGAAGAACCCAGAACTGAAGAAGCTACAGATCTATGGCGCAGGGCCTAAGATGATGGGACTTGGACTGGTGGCAAGGGACAAAGGCATGAGGAAGAAAG ATGAGCTGCCTCAAACGGTTACCATCAAGGAGAACGTGTCTCCTGCTCCTGTTGATACCTCAGTCAAAACGGAGCCAGTGGAGGCtcaagagaggcagagtgatgGGAGCACATCAAGCCCCCAACTGCCTCCCCCTAGCATCACAGTTAAGGCAGAAGTGAAGAAAGAAGaaccagaggaagaggatgggaAAGAgaatgatgaggaggaagatgatacAGACAGGCCTTGTACCAAAATGACCATGAGGCTTAGGCGCAACATCAACAACCCGCAGTGT GTGGATTCTTTTGTGTGTCGGATGTGTGGTCGGGGAGATGATGACGAGAAACTCTTGCTGTGTGATGGCTGCGATGATAACTACCACACCTACTGTCTGCTACCCCCACTCACTGATCCTCCCAAAGGCAACTGGCGATGCCCTAAGTGTGTTGCAGAg GAGTGCAAGAAGCCTGCAGAGGCATTTGGCTTTGAACAGGCTACTCGAGAGTACAGTCTGCAGAGTTTTGGGGAAATGGCAGATGCCTTCAAAGCAGATTACTTCAACATGCCTGTCCAT ATGGTTCCCACTGAGCTTGTGGAGAGAGAGTTCTGGAGGTTAGTCAGTAGCATCGAGGAAGACGTGACTGTTGAGTACGGAGCGGACATACACTCCAAAGAGTTTGGAAGTGGCTTCCCGATGAACAATGGCAAGAGGAAGCTCACAAAGGAAGAGGAG GAATATGCCCGCAGTGGCTGGAACTTGAATGTGATGCCCGTGCTGGAGCAGTCACTCCTGTGCCATATTAATGGAGACATCTCTGGGATGAAGGTGCCCTGGCTTTATGTAGGCATGGTGTTCTCAGCTTTCTGCTGGCACATTGAGGATCACTGGAGCTACTCCATCAACTACCTGCACTG GGGTGAACCCAAAACTTGGTATGGGGTTCCCTCTGTGGCAGCTGAGCGGCTTGAGGGGGTGATGAAGAAGCTGACGCCAGAGCTGTTTGAGTATCAACCAGACCTCCTGCACCAGCTGGTCACCATCATGAACCCCAATATCCTCATGTCTCATGGTGTACCG GTTGTGCGTACCAACCAGTGTGCTGGTGAGTTTGTCATCACCTTCCCTCGGGCCTACCACAGCGGCTTCAATCAGGGATATAACTTTGCAGAAGCTGTTAACTTCTGCACTGCAGACTGG CTGCCTGCCGGTCGTTCCTGTATTGAGCACTACCGCCGTCTAAGGAGGTATTGTGTGTTCTCCCACGAAGAGCTCACCTGTAAAATGGCTGCCAGCCCAGAGAAACTGGACCTCAACCTGGCTGCAGCTACACACCGGGAAATGTTCAGTATTgttcaggaggagaggaagctgcGGAAAGGTCTGATGGAAAGG GGCATCACTGAAGCAGAGCGAGAGGCATTTGAGCTGCTGCCTGATGATGAGAGACAGTGTGATAAATGTAAGACCACATGCTTCCTTTCTGCTCTGGCCTGCTCAAACTGTCCCGAGAGTCTGGTGTGTCTCTATCACACACAGGATCTGTGCAACTGCCCCACTGAAAAACTCTACCTCAG GTACAGATACACCCTGGATGAGTTGTTAGCCATGTTACACCGGTTAAAGGTTCGGTCCGAGTCCTTTGATTCCTGGGCCAACAGAGTAAAAGAGGCACTTGAGCAGGAAGAGGGAAACAAGATAG GAATTGATTACCTGGAGCTGCTGAAGACGGAAGCAGCGGAAAAAAAGTTTCCTGACAACGAACTTCTGAGGAAACTCAACACCGTTCTTAAAGACATAGAACACTGCCAGCAGACAAGTACTGAACTCCTCAGTAACTCCACGACCAG TGAAAGTAAGATGACTTTGGCAGAGCTGAAATCCTTGGTGGAGACGATGCACAACCTGCCCTGTGTGATGAACCAGTTGGAGGAAGTTCAG GTGGTTCTGCGGACAGTGGAGGATTTCCAGAGCCAGGCTCAAGAACTGGTCAATGACAGGGACTGGAGGAGGGACTCTCCTCCACCTGAGCAGTTGCAGACTTTGTTGGAGCAGGGGGCCAAGCTGCCTGTTGTGGTGCCGGAGTGTAATTTACTCCAGGGCCTAAAGGAGCAGGGCCATTGGCTGGCAGAGGTGAGGCACACGCTGggcacagaaggaggggagaggcagGAGGTGACGCTGGATGTGTTGAGGAACCTGATGGAAGCAGGCTGCAACGTGCCCcagagtgtgtctgtggagaCGGCCATGGCAGAGCTTCAGGAGCTGCTCACAATTGCTGAACGTTGGGAGGAGAAAGCACAGATCTGCCTCGAACAGCG GCAAAAGCACCCTCTCTCTACCCTGGAGGCAATAGTAAATGAGGCCCAGCTTATTCCAGTCAAGCTGCCCAACATTCTGGCTCTACAGGGCTGTCTCACGCGAGCACGGGCCTGGGTAACAGACCTAGAGGAAatccag AATGGGGAGCATTACCCCTGTCTGGATGATTTAGAGGGCCTGGTGGCGATTGGAAGGGACTTGCCAGTCTTCATGGAGGAGCTGAGACAGCTGGAGTTGCAGGTAGCCAGCGCTCACTCGTGGAGGGACAAGGCCAGCAAGACCTTCCTGAAGAAGAGCAGTCCGCACAGTCTGCTTGAG GTATTATGTCCGTGtgcaaaaaggagagagaggcgAGATGAGACGGAGACGTTGGATGAGCCTTTAGATGATTCTGATAACAACACTCTGGGCCTCTCCGCTCAGGACCTGAGGGACCCTGCAGCTATT GTGATGGCATTCAAAGAAGGGGAGCACCAGGAGAAGGAGGCACTACTGAGGTTACAGAAATTGAACATGTGTAAATCTGGACTGAGCACTGCAAGTCACAAGGAGGACAAGGAGAACGGGAGGTGTTACGACGCCATGGAGACGGACACATCCAGCCACTCAGAGAACTCTGTAAAAGAGAACGGTAACAGTAACCACACCTGTACCACCCCTCCtcagtcggtgtgtgtgtgcgccgcTCAGCCTCGTGCCCCTCAACTCCGCTGCCATCTGTGTAAGGACTGGTTCCACGGTGGCTGCgttcctttcccctctctgctcccctccTCTGGACCACCAGTGAACCCCCTCTGCTGGTGGGACTGGGACTCGCGCTTCTTGTGCCCGCGATGCCAGCGGTCACGGCGCCCACGCCTGGAGACTATCCTGGCATTACTTGTCGCCCTGCAGCGGCTGCCAGTGCGTCTGCCCGAGGGAGAAGCACTGCAGTGTCTCACAGAGAGGGCCATCACCTGGCAGGGCCGAGCCAAGGAGGCACTGGAGACGCCAGAGCTGCAGCAGGCGCTTGAGAGGCTGCAAGAACTCAAAGAGACTCTCCattgtgaaacagagaaagaggaagacctGGAAAAGGGGACAGAAGGGAGCTCAGTGATTGTTTTATCAGACTctgagggaggggaaggagaggagggagtcaTTGATCTGACGGAGGAGAATTCACCTAAAAAGAACGCCAAGGAAAGCAACGGCACTCAG GCTGGATGTCAAAACGGCATCAGCAAGAAGTCAAATGTTACAG GTGTTGGTTTTCTGCTGCCCCTGCTGCCTTTGCTCAAAGGCCAGGTAGTGGAGCTTTCACCAGCCACCAGGGTCCaactggaggagctgcagctggaaggAGATCTGCTGGAGGTGTCCTTGGACCAGACACTCCTCATCCACAGAGTCCTGCAAGCTGCCTCTGTTCCATCCAGAGAAACattgcacacactcatacag atTGAGCTTGAAGAGCAGAGGCGAACCAGTCGCGGACGAGCCAAGGACTccaaaaggaagagaaagagccaCCGAGGTGGCAGTGGGGACGGGGCAGGAGAACGGTCACTGGATGCCTCAGAGTCGAAGAAAACCTGTCCCCTCAGCCACAACCCCTCCCCTCACTTACCTGTCCAGGCCCATCCAGAG aCCTTGTGA